GATTATTGTGGGGTTGAACGGTTCTTGGAAGGCTCAACTAGTTTTTTGGTTCTCTTCAGTCCCTATTGAGGTGGGTCCTTTTCCTATGGAAGTGGAAAAGTGCTTTGTTGGTTGGGAGccgaattttttttggattatctcTGTTGGTTTCAACTTGTGGGTTTTGGGATCGCATTCAAAACCCAAAATTTTGTTGGTTTTGGGAGCCAATCCAAAACCCAATACTTGTTGTGGAAGCCTTATAAAATCAattctcaaggttgagggagcctggaaaaaccctattttttttgtTTCTCTCAGGGACATGAAGGATGCTAGTAGTTTTTAATGACCCAGTTTGGCTagtgtttgtttttggttaggctTGGACTTCGTGGATTTTTAGGGATTCAAAATTTTGGTACAAGTTATGGGAAcctgggaaaacccttcttgttggctaAGGGTGCCTAAAAATCCCTCGTTCTTTGTCTTTTGAGGTCTATTGTTTGTTGACTTAGACCAATTGCTCAAACTAGCCTgttttgtgatgtttttcttttgatatttggCTAGTGTTTGGTTGGTTGTGGCTGCTTTGATTTTTTGTTTATGCTTTGTACAGCCTTTGGGTTTTGGGTTCTAGATGCCCACAAGTctagaaggtttcaggtcctttctaAAACTTGTGTTTCGCTGCCAAGTAGTCAAGTCCATTTTTCGATGGCAACTTTTTGATtgtaagggttttggggccccttcaaaacctattttatcctaataaaaaacattaTGATTTAGTAGTAGTCTATAGATATTAAAATAGATTTGTCTCATTAAAGAGTAGGgatcaaaaaattaattaaatatgagaCATTGGGCAagaagatttacatcatagataaGAAACAAGGGCACAACAATATTTCTTTCGCACCATTCAAAGGTATAAAAACATATGGAATGCTTTTACATATAGATGTGTAGATATTAAAATATAAATggaaaatttataaattaattcatttcattctatgtttatggATAACATAACCTAGAAAATTATCCTCAATCACTCCATAGGTGCACTTATTAAGATTCAATGAGATTCAAAACTCTTTGCACCTTCTAAGGACCTTCCTTAAAATAGAATGTATTATCCCCTTTATTATTTGAAAATATAGAAAACTCATTCATAAAGATAATGATTGAATTTTATATagaaattttaaagaaaaaatcatGGCTAGGATAAAAGATATCTCTAGAATTAATCAAACCAAAGGGAATCCTTCTATATGTAAACATATCCCACTTAGTAGTGAAGGTGGTATTCCATCTACCTTCTTTCTTTAGAATTACCTAATTGTAGGCTAAATAGCTATCCAAAATGACATCATCTATGCTCTATTAATATTTTATAATACTTTATCAAATGATATAGAAGGATAATTATCCATTTTAGATGCCATATTAATATTTTTGAAATCCACACAAGCTATGTTTTCTATTCTTCTTTCTAACAAGTACAATATTGACAACCCAAGGATAATGCCTAACTAGCAAAATTATTCTTGTAAATTTTTTTGTGTCTCTTTATATATCAATAGTTCCTAAAAAGAGTTAAGTAGATATTATTTCTTCCTAAAGGTGTCATGTAAGCCTTTAGTTCTATGTATCACCATGATCTTATCTCTTTTTAACCTTTCAAAAAATGGGTTATCCCATATTTCTCTTCTTCTGTAcataatattcatttgagagcttATTTCCTATCATGATGTTATAAGGATCATATTTTGCACCTTTTAAACGAGAAGGTGATTTCTTCTATTTAACAATTTCTTCTATATCCAAATTATTTCTAATTTCACCATTCATTTTaagatatattttttctttatgttCCTAAATCCTCATAATTATTTcttttcaaaacaaatcaaatacaaaaaatattattaaatttctcAAACAAGTCCCAAACTATAATTTTATAAGTAGCTAACCCATTATCATGATCTTATTCATGGGCATCAAGCTAgaaaatatatacatatagaatTATTTTTTCCTCTAGAATACTTTTTTATGATAGTGGATCAATATTTGACATCTTACATTAAATTtacttaaataataaataaatattctaagttttaaaataaaattattactaTTTAAGTGGTATCTATCCTTAATCAAGCACATATCCACATCTAATTTCATTGTTAAAAAAAAGGTTATAATAGGTCTCAGTTCAAAGGAAGAaacataaaaatgaattaaaaatgtcATACCTAGATTTATCCATAATTTTGAAAGATATGATCAAAACCAAAGTAACTTATAATGTAACGAaggaaataaattattataatattcatATCTACTATAGATACCTTAACagaataattttttaaattgataATGTAGAATACAACTAATTTAACTTTTATGCTTTTTCATTACTTTAAATATGAATTGTTCTTTGTAcaatcaatttttttatatttttatattataaccATTAACATGATTTCAATATACTAACTTCTGATTAATTAAAGTGGGATAGGTTCAAACCTTTTATATAATGACTTAAGAGTAACTACTTGGGGTACACAAGAAGTGCACACTTAGACAGAAAACTACAGCTAAGACCAAaaatgcaaaagaccagcaaatgATCATAATAGAAATGCTATACAAAGAGACAAAAAATAAACCAAACAAGAAACCACTCACCAAAGACACAATGAAATGTCCTACCATTCATAGCATAAAACTTTAACTTTATCAGAAAAAATAAGTTTTTTGTTAGAATCTTTCCCAAAGGGTAGTGCTACAGAATCTAGATTAACCTTTCTACAAATTAAATAGGAAAAATTGAAAATAGCATTTTTTATATTTGTTAGATAATAGAAATCAACATGTTTGAATTATTGTGTGAATCTTATTCTAATTGTTAATCTAgtttattataataatttaatgcATGAATATAAATTTGAACATTGATAAATGAAAGgattttttattgaatttgatTCATATCTATTCAAGAAATGACACCTCATTGTTAGTGAAAATTCCAAAAACCTATGCTTGATCCATGTTGTGTCAAGTAAGAGGTTCACTAGCCTAGAAAAATTCTATACCTATACACTTGTGGAATAAATATTTTAGACATCTATcctttatttcaccttttatttcttcatttattcttttttttttgtttatatttgaggGTTGGAGGTATTTATGTACAAATTGGTAAAGCTAATAATATGTCACGAGGATACATGTTGCCATAGGTCAAGTTGCAAAATGGTGCATATGAGATAAAAGCCAATATGATGCTTAAGGCCATATGACATAAATGGCTATCAAAGATTATTGACTAAAATAAATTGTATGTTTTGCACgtcaaataattcaaaaaaaataaaaataattacagTTTCATTGATGCTAACCAATCAAATCCTCTAAAAGAAATGTGTTTGAtcccaataattaatttattgattgagTTACCTAATTTATGCATCATAAATAGTAACACTAGACAAAGTCTCAAGAAAAGATAGTAAGACTATGATAAACCCTATATCATTAGTTCTTAAAGCAATAGATGGATTTCATTATTAATTTTCagatatattacaatgatattatcTAACTTCTAGAGACACTTAATATTATTTCTACTATGAACACTTAATTGTTTGtatgattaattaatttagaaaatTCCCTCTccttatttaatatataattatgtcaagaggcatctacaatgacatacaaatatacgtaaacaaaaaaatgattttgaataaatttgacatgtAGATGAGAGGGAAATGCATACATGTTTCAGTTTcttataagtattattttattactctgtATAAAATAGAATTATTGCTACTTGTTTCTAAATATATGAAACTGTTACTTCTTTAATGAGAGTGATTTCTCTGAACATTATTTCACGTATATTTTTTGAGAATATAAATATACTaattgatattttagttatataacTAGACAATATAAATGTTCATAAGAAAGTAACCATTGTCAACTAATTTCTATTGCATGCCCTACACAAATAATGattcattatattaatataaattatttgcAACACAAAAACAGGCTTGAAACGGACGTTATCCAGCACACATTTGTTTATGGTGAATATTGTTATCATAAATATAGCACTTGCCGACCCCATGAACAAACAAAGAAATCCTATAATTGATACTTTAATTGCAtaactatataaaaaattataatagtaGTGATTACAAACTGTCTTCTATTGCATGCTCTAAACAAATACAACTGATTAAAGTAATATAAAGTATTTCCAAGACAAAAACAGGCTTGAAATACGACGTATTACCCAACACACATTTGTCCATGGTGAATGTTCTTATCATAAATCCACTAGGTGCCGAATTCAATGAGGAAACAAAGAAATACTATTGAAAATTCTCGAAATAATCACTGATCTAAAAGTTTTGATAAATCAAAGCTTATATATATTCTTGTTTCCGTTTTAGACTTTAGATTTATCCTTGTTCCCATTCTACAATCCAGTTTGCCCCGTAGATGACTCCAAAGAAATAAGCCTAGGGCTGCACGGCCACCACAAGATATATTCGGAATAAACCCTATTGATAATGCTGTAAATCGTAGGAGTCATTCTAAGTACAATATCACCTGCCTTAACACAACAATCAGTTTCATAGTATTTTGGTTGGGTCGAGCATATCATCATGGCTTCCAGGGTTGTGAGCTGGATTGCTGTATGCTTCTTTGTGGCTTCCGTTCTCTCTAACGTCTGTGTTAATGGCGATACGTTTACCACGTTCACTGACTATGATCCTGCTGGTCGCCATTACTCCATTGATGGGCTATACTGCGCTACATATGACTCTAACCAGACACTAGAGTGGCGCAGTGAATACCTTTGGACTGCGTATTGTGACAAAGCAGGCCAGCCCATGGAACCTTCCCTCTGCGGCACCTGCATCCAAGTAAACTGCATCATATATATTAGAATTTGTTAGCTTACATCTATAGTGTTTATACCTAATTATTTCAATTATTACAGGTGACAAATGATTCGACACATCAAAATGTGACCGTACGAATTGTGGACGAGTGCCAAAATGGAGGACTGGTTTTAGAAACCGGTGCTTTTAATGCCATTGATAAAGATGGGAAAGGGCAGCATAATGGCCATATGCTTACTACCTACAAGTTCGTGGGCTGTTAGAGAAAACTCTTCTCCCACAATTCGGTAGTTCACCAGATGCTTCTTCATTATCATCGCTTTGCTTTGAATAAAACCGTTCGTGAGTCTCACAAAAATTTCCTGCACAAGGGGTTGCGTATATTTGCGTATATGAATTGCAAATTGCCTTCCCTTCGCAGCAGAATTTGTTTAGTTGCGAGCGttgttttccttatcatttagaataaattttaaaatgttatgttttatctatttaaatttttaaaatttcatattATTAAACAGAATTTTATTGTTGTGAAATTAGATATTGTTAGAAAAAAAATGTGTAGATATCCGTGGATGTTTTAGAGGCACAAATAtttattggtttatagattcaatattactcttatttttttcttttttcaatcaTTTACTTGTTTAAAGATTCATGAATAGTTATGTTCAGcaatcaattattaaataaaatttattaatgttttcttaataataatagatatatttaaattttgtagatcattacaaatcattctTATATTTGATTAATAGCTATTTTTTTCAGCAATcattttaatatttgattaatcgTGCACTCACAAATTTCTCGAAAACAACTAGAACTTCAACCCCAATTTAAAATTACATCCAAAAAAATATGTTGGTTTATTTACTCATTGTTACAAAGCATGtattatatttttattgaaaatattaaatatCATATTCAATATCTTAccgagaaaaaaatatttttacagATATTTGCAAATAACGATAATAGAAGTGTTCTCATTTTCCTTAATGAAGTAGATATAAAATGCCAAAACATTACCTTTTAGTATCCCATTACCTAAAATATTGCACCTTCAAAGCCATATTTGTACAAGTCATTTATAACTCAAATTGAATATTTCTTTCATTCCATTTTATAAAAttcttaatatattaatatacttgAAATAAAgtgggggtaaaaatttattcaaagcagAAGAAATACAAAACAAGGGTATCAAACAACCCTATCAATATCCACCAAGTGATCTAACTAAAGAGACAAATCCAGGGGTAACTGACCCTTATCCTTAAAATTTTAGTTATGAATGTGATCAGAAGCCCATTTGGCCAGACAGTCCGCAacaccattccactccctaggaatatgtGAAAAAGTAACAGACTCGAAAGAAGCACTCAAATAAATAATTTGGTTAACAACCAAAATTAACTACCAACTAACATCCTCAGAATGCAACCAAATCAACAAATTCACCACCACTTGTGAATTACATTCACAAATGAGCCTGCGCCAACCAAGAGCACAAGCTCGCTccacaaaaaataaaatagaaagagcctccatcaaattattagtaTGACGCCCtttataaatagaaaaaataaattgaaCATTCCCCAAACTATCTCTACCAATGCCACCAATACCGATAGGGCTAGGTTTCCTTGAGAGGACCCATCTATGTTGATTTTAAGAATACCCTGCGGAGGTGGACTCCACCTCCCCACCCTATTTATTTTTTGAAGAGGGTGCCTGCATCTATTTCTTATATCTGGTGTTGTGGGGGAGGAAGATGGAGATAGTTGTAGCAACTAACATCAGCTGTGTCCATGGCCTCCAACAAGTCACATCTAGCTAAAATAGTTTCTCCTAGAGAGTGGATAATTTTCCACCACAAGTGTTGGGCCCCCAATCGAACATCTTGAAAGATCCCACGATTGCTTTCCAACTAGATATTCCAAATAATGAAAGAGGGGTCAAGAGCCCAAGCAACTTGAAGAAATAAGGTTTTAATAGGAGCCTTACCCCATCTCAAAAAAAACTCTACCATAAAAGAAACATGCCAACAAGCTTGGTTCCACAACGCCCACCATAAACACCAAACATGTCTAGTGAAGGAGCACTAGAAAAAGAGATGAGAGACACGCTCTTCACTAATAAAACACAAAACACACCTCGATGGGCCCTGAAAAACCATTGTTGcataaattatcccaagtaagacatcaATTGTGGAcaaccaaccacatgaaaaaattgCACTTGGGCCATAAAAAACTTGTACCAAACTTGCTTCCACAAAGGAACCTGAGTGTCTCCAAAATATTGCTGCACCAACTTAGCATACCCAGCAAAAACAAAAAACTTGCTTGACAAATCACTACTTGCCCAAGCCAGAACACCATTCCCAACCAATGGAGTGCACTTCTGAGGCTCCAAAATCTAAGCTGACTCTGTCCTATCAGCTACAGAATCTCCTGGTGGCCATTCAGAAGGATATTCCTAGCGAAAATGAACCACCAACCCACACTTGTAAGCAACCTTATAATGATCAACCGTATCATAGTCAATCGCTATAAAAGAATCACAAAGGTGCCGAAGGTGAGGATGAGTAGAAAGGATAGTAGgatgaccatcccaagaatccaaCCAAAATAGAGCTTGTGAACCCATGtgacaaatctaaaagagaccaTTTTTAACCAACTGAGCCCCCAATTTCAAAGTATTCTAGATCATAGACCTTCATCCCACCATAGGAAAGCGGGGAACATTAAACTTATTAATATCGTTAAGATACTTGTGGGTGAGAATATGAGCCTAGAGCTGATTTTGGTTAGTACACCAATGCCAATATAACTTAGTCTCAAGAACTTGCCCATTCAAAATAGTGGATCATAAGCCAAGGCCACCCTCATTCTTAGGTCTACACACAGTTTCCCACTTAACAAGGCTCCATTTAACATTCAAAAAATTACCACTCCAACAAAACTGATGAGAAAATTCATCAAATTCTTGAAGAAAATACATGGGAGCAACTTGAACAAAACACCTGTAGATAGGAAAAAATTGGATAACAGACTTTAACAGAGTCAATTGAGCAGTAGTAGATAACTAGCGatgagtccaatgattaaccttttgACACAAATTTTCTATCAGATTCTGCCAAGAGGCCTTAGGGTATCTACCAATACGAAGAGGAATTCACAGTTAAACAAAGCAAAGAGACCCAATTTGAAACCACAGAATATCAACAATACATCGTTGAATGTCTTGCagagtattaaagaagaaaatagaagatatATGCTCATTAACTTTATGACCTGAAGCAACAAGGTAAATATCCAAGGCTGGTTGCAAAAAATCATCTTCTTGAAGATGAGCCAATCCCATAGGAGACGTGCCCTCCACAAATTGGAGATAAGAGAGTTGTGGTAAACCATGACCCCAATTTCAACCATGAGTCATGCCCTGAGAAATTATATATTTGAGAAACTTGCCTAGGCCCTCAGCCAAAATAATAAACAAGAAGAGAGAGGATCCCCTTGACGAAGGTCCTTGGAAGCACCAAAAAGATCCAAAGgttcttcatttttttttcatattgttctttttatacattttttcttatagtataatattatttattcaaaTCACATTATTTGGGTTTCAAGTATTAATGTTGAAAAGGTGGAATACATGTCATTTATGTTATATAGACCCTTTTACAACATACATGTGTTTCATTATCAAAGTATTACTAGTATGAATTTATAGTGTGatattaaaatataaaacaatATATGAAGTACATAAAACATGAATATGACAAAACACCTATATATTGGTTTATATacagatataatcattttcacatcatacacattcaaaataattataaaaaatcacATATCATAACCCATGTACTATAATAGTAAGCAAActtgaaattattaaaataaataaaaaatcctaCGTAAATATAAAATGGACTCAAATATTTGTTATTCTCAAGTAAACTTATTATTTTTAACTAATCATTCTTAAACTAAATGCATCATAGACATGTAACTATATGGTGAACAAAGATGCTTTTGAACTTTACCTAAATATCACAACTTCAGGTATGCACAGTCTAGGAACATTTTGTGGCAATTTAGAACTTGTCATTAATCAATTGCAATAAATTTTTGATCTCTTTATTATTCAATTGCTTTTCTACCAATTAAaattatgaatgtttttttttttttttttttaagttaagatgcatgatttttaagtttgtaAATTATAGAAATTATGTTTCTCCAATCTAATTTGCTAAAAAAAATACATCTTATTTAACCTAAGTCTAATATAAAATCAACATTGAATATAACTCTAAC
This genomic stretch from Cryptomeria japonica chromosome 8, Sugi_1.0, whole genome shotgun sequence harbors:
- the LOC131030289 gene encoding pathogenesis-related protein PR-4-like, with amino-acid sequence MASRVVSWIAVCFFVASVLSNVCVNGDTFTTFTDYDPAGRHYSIDGLYCATYDSNQTLEWRSEYLWTAYCDKAGQPMEPSLCGTCIQVTNDSTHQNVTVRIVDECQNGGLVLETGAFNAIDKDGKGQHNGHMLTTYKFVGC